GTCAAACATTCTTATactaaaataactttatttacatTCAGCTCACAGAATAAGCTTCAATAGGGTGTAAGTTGCATTCACCATGTAAGGGGTAGtacgtagggatgggcgaattttttcgccttgtttcgccaaaaagaTTACGCCCAGAGACTTgtaaagacgcgcgacaaaatttttttaacgcacatagactttaatgggcgtcggggacatttcgccggcggctaatttttgccgaaactaaacgggtcaaattcgccgaTCCCACTAGTACATGAATATCCTTCAAATTATATCATTAACATGAAACTTactgtaacgctaatctgggctatccaatCCACAGATCCCCAGGTTTACAAGTCTGCCCTACTATAGCTAAACCTCATTCACgaggtttcctggtccccgacttctctcAAGAACACTTGCTTCTCTGGGCCTTGctgcacccaggctcccctgggcacacccagctggagcagcagccaaagaggaagaggccactccttacacacactatagtgcagtgtggcaggaagttgtcattacacctcttggccaataactgagcTTAAACTAAAatggatacataggcttttgcctagtaactaatgaaagggtagggccttaaagccataggggcagattaacctaCATAACCCTCTGTAAATTATGAGTATAATAGAAGTCAactctgagttccatgacttcTCAGCCTTGTGTTTTGATGtggttacttttaatatccttataatttacaataggaggtTCATTATTCTCTATACAACAGATACTACATGCAGAATGCATAGTCAGAAAAGGTTTCAGAATAATGACTTACAACAAATGGTTTTTCCAAGAAGATCTAAGCCAAGGTTCCCTCTTTTCCCCAGGGTtccaaattaaagggattctgtcttgatttttatcaTATAGACTTTATTTcgaaatgacactgtttacactgcaaataattcactctacaatataacatttcattcctgaaccagcaagtgtattttttttagttgtaatattggtgtgtaggtgcatctcaggtcaatttgcctggtcatgtgctttcagaaagagccagcactttaggatggaacttctttctggcaggctgttgtttctcttactcaatgtaactgaatgtgtctcagtgggacctggattttactattgtatgttgttcttagatctaccaggcagctgttatcttgtgttagggagctgttatctggttaccttccaatggttctgttgttaggctgctggggaggaagggagaagggtgatatcactccaactttcagtacagcagtaaaaagtgactgaagtttatcagaacacaggtcacgtgactgggggatcctggtaaactgacaatatgtctagccccatgtcagatttcaaaatgaaatataaacaaaacagtttgctctttcgagaaatggatttcagtgcagaattctgcaggagcagcactattaactgatgtgttttgaaaaaaacattgtttcccatgacagtatccctttaagtctatgaGGCCATGTCAAGGTCCCTGAGCTGGTTTCAAATGAATTATTCTCTTTAttttaattaggaatgcaccaatttgcatatacagatttgaatattttattgattgaaTTCACAAACATTTCACATTCAATTGTCCAGAGCATTATAGTCACACGATTTTAAGAGTTTGAATATGCTTCTGTTGAATAGAAATTTGCCAAAATTGCTTGTATTGAGCCGAACTTTAAAATgaaacctggattcggttcatcccttaTCTCTACTTTTGCATTTGTAATAAGATATGATGCTGCATTAAAAGGAATCATGGTGGCCCATCCTAAAAACCATGGTCACCTATTTTAGGGTCTTAGATTGATAATGCACGATAAAGCTTCCCACCCCAGAAAGCGAGATATCTGTTGACAACATCACTCAACATTGATTAGAGACACtcattgcaaaattttattgaAAAGTAGACACAGATCTCAATGTTGGTGGCAGCAATTATTTTAGGAACACACATAGCTGTGCTCAAAGGCCCAGGTAAGTGCTAAGTGaaacacaaaatgcgtaaggctgagCCGATACCGTATTTtccataaactttatttttttttttacatgttgttGTCTAGATGGGAAAGTATTGTGTTTGGAGTCTGTTTTTTTCAATGCTCATAGACTATGTCCATCTTTGTTATTGAGATCTTCTGGACATAGTGCTGACGTCCTTGTCTACAACTATACACAACATGTCATTATTTCTCACAGAATGCTTTCTGTAGAAAGGTGCAAACTTTATCATTCCACTTTTTGTCTATCCACATGTGAACACAGTCTTCATTTCCATATTCATTATTTGGCTCCCCCTTCATCCAGAATCTGCAGAAGAATTACAAACTGGATTCAACTTGGAATTGCATATTAGATACGGCACAAAGAATGGTGTTGTGAATCACACTGtcaccatttcatgaatttccATTTATACCAGCACTTGTAAAGAGGCAGAatcaggaaaaaaagagaaaaacatataCAATTGTGCAATAGAGTCAACATTTGATATTATACATAAGAAGAGGTTGCATGATCTTGAGTTTTAATACAAAGTTGCAATTTTCCTCATCAGCATAATTACATTCAGTGGGGGTGTACACATTGGCATACCCCAACatcactttacttgtcctttaatgcgtTTTATTGTGCTTGaactatatattcatttatatacaggtatggctctgttatcaggaaacccattatccagaaagttccaaattatgggaagaccatctcccatagttttcattttaatcaaatattttatattttatatttttaaaagtgatttacttgatcccaactaagatataattgagagattgcctatgactaagtgctaggtaagcatgaaacgtgttaggcgcCATAAgggaattgtttgattttttaataaacttgtactttttaacttataagcatgctttgggaatattttttcaaatgcttaagatataactaatccttactggaggcaaaaccagcctcttgggttttgggggttatttattgaaatctgaatttttcggattttttaaatataaaaagttcgaccaaactagaatttgaccttaattattatttaaaaagcttgatttaatcggttcggtAAAAACCCGATAAAAccgagtgaaaacccgaattgtacgttttttttttcttttttaccaaaTCAGGCAATTTTTTCAGGCATTTGCCtgaaatgctgaatttttttggatttctgcccgaaaagcctgaaaaggttggattttcagactaattccagtgcagaccacagaaacttcggAATAGGATAgtgtcctctgccattgacttactgtatacacaaccgcggcaggtctgagatgggggattttcagattcaggctttttcctgcatcaggcttttaaaaaatcaagtttttgagtGTTGCCAAAAAAGCCCAATAGgagtctagtaaataaccccctttatgtttagtttttttagttgatttaaaatacattatggggtctatttattaaatatgtgaAATTATTTAGAAAACCGAGTAAAAAGTGGCATAAAGTAAGTGTGCATTTATAAAACTCTGTATGTCCACTTAGGAATGATTTTAAATTGTGTATCCCAGAAATTGTCAATAAAAAGAAGAAGTCCTGATATTGTTCCAGGTATCTAAAGCAATAATCAGCTTGTAAGTATAATGGATTTTTCGTGGCAGACCATTCTGTTCAGGTAGCAATGTGTTTCTCTTATTTTACAAAGCGTGATAAAAACATATTTGCTATTATGGGgtttacatcatttaaaaaatagtaTGAGagtgtgcttatttttttttttttttaaagtaattctaTATAACTGTAGGTATGAcatagttatatattttattatacctaCTGTGCACACAATCCTATTCATCATTAAAGTGACTCAATAACATATTATAGAAAATCAGAACTGAGGACCTGATTCTTCAGCTTACCCATCTGGTGGATTAAGGAGAGTTCCATCAACCCATTTCCATCCATCCTTATTCTTTTTGAGACCGATCCAAAATTGTGTCTGCTTAGTAACACTTGCAAGAAAGTTCTATGGAAGCAGAAGACAAATCTTATTACAAGACAGAGGTAACACACAGATGTTTATTATACAACACACGTGTCCGCATCCCCTAGTCCTCATTCCTTGGCACACCTCCTGGCACACAAACTTGGCTATAACACACAGATGTACTACATATTCACATTGGAGGACAAAGCCTTCATTTAAGTTGGCATGTGAGCCTTTACAAACAAGTGGAACCAAACTAATTGTACATCTGGCACATACAGCCATAGGCAGGGGCAATGATGTCCATTTTGCAACCTGAGGCAGCCTTCCTTTTGccacccccacccctccccacgacACTCACCTTTTCAGCCTCGGAGGGGGTCGGgcggtccacgtcgctagtgcagagagcacaatttccgggttgaaaaacagaaatttggctcttagttaccaggagggGCATTTTTTCTGACCTGGTAACCATGGGGGAACTGCTGCCTGAGGCCTCAACTCACTTCATCGGTGGATAGTCGCTGGCCACATGGTGGGTCAAGTGCTGACCTGTCAACTCTTTTTTATGGAGTCTACTAGACTTGCCTTTGTGGGCTGAGATTATGGAAGGTTgacatgtgtttgtgtgtgttaaaTACACAAATCATGGTGAGTCCATTGTAGTTAGTAGTTTGTAGTTAGTAGAGATGCCATCTAAGGACATGGAAATTGCTTTGTACATAGTTAATATAATGTGCAGTTCACTCAGGAGATGGCAGGAACCCATAAAGTTGGACATAAATAGGAATTCCTTGGGAAGGTTCTACATTGGGGAGGACCCAAGAACATATAATGGGGTGGAGAAGGAGGAAGAGCCTCTTTGGCTTAAGTACCACCAGGCAACAATACAATCCCTTTGTAGAAGGTACTTTCTAAGCCCAGGCCTAGACTTTTAGGTAGACTAGCTAGTGTAGCATGTTAGTCCTCTATTAGCTTGCCTCAAAGGTGAGAGGCAGTTAAGTTATGTAGCAGGATCAACTGTGGCCCCACAAAGTAGATTTGTGAGATGGAGTAGGACCATAAGACAAATGGGAAACCGTTAGGGATATCAGTGTATATGTGAATATACTGGACATTAAAAAGCATAATAAGCTCTATTAAATCAAAATATGAAGTGGAAGTTGTGAAGGCCATGAACTTTGGTATCATATTGTTCTTATATATGGAAATGTTGTAAGGCTGGTAGTAGTACAATATTCAAATGAGTGCTACATGTTGTAGTCGTTATTTAACCTTGATAAAGTTCCAATGGTTGGTCTTTGGGGCAGTGGTTCTTTACCCTATTACAGTACATTTTTGTGGTGGGACCTGGATATCCTCACTATAATGTAATAAGATGACTATAGTGAACAGAGATCAAtgtgctgtatatacagtaagtgcctCACCTGTTCCTTCTCACTGTTGATAATAACCAGATCACTGTTCATTGCTTTACAAGTGGCCTGAGCATCCTCCCAGTTCTTCTCAGTTGTAACAATATAATAACAGCTTCCATCAAACGCTATCCAGTCAGTATCACACTGAGGTCTCCCTGAAAGAGAAGACAGAGTTTGGGTCTGAACAAGtgaatttagatataattaatatataagtaaTTTTAAAGTACTTATCAAAGTAATATTCAAATCCATTTGTAAGAGGGTGAACTGTCATGATTGTTGAAAATTGCTTGAGATGTGATATAATGAATGTTTTGTGTGTATAGCAGTGTTGAATGAAAATTTGAAATGTGGGTGTATTATTGAGTTAATGGGAATTTGGTAAACGTTCAACTAGGGGGCAGTAGGACCATATTTCCCCCTGGCCACTAGAGGGAAATAGAGAGACAGGTGGTAAAGGGTATAAAAGAAAATTTCGCCCACGGTGTGGTCTTCAGTTCCGGCAGGTGTAGATAGACAAGTTTTTAAGTATGGCACTCGGTGCCTTAGCTAGGTAGGGCTAGTTAGTACAGGTAGCCTGCACCCCAACGAGGAGAGAGTGGCTTAGTAGCTGTGGTTGAGACACAGTAAGGGAGCAAGTGTGAGAATAGGGACAGTGT
Above is a genomic segment from Xenopus laevis strain J_2021 chromosome 3L, Xenopus_laevis_v10.1, whole genome shotgun sequence containing:
- the LOC108711670 gene encoding hepatic lectin, whose protein sequence is MDRGKSPFNSEAYENIPVEPTMKQMKIQKESKERRRRQKRLLMVLVTLLVLVFIFLIVLTSLVFIYYSHISKAIDNIKQDILQTRQKGRPQCDTDWIAFDGSCYYIVTTEKNWEDAQATCKAMNSDLVIINSEKEQNFLASVTKQTQFWIGLKKNKDGWKWVDGTLLNPPDGFWMKGEPNNEYGNEDCVHMWIDKKWNDKVCTFLQKAFCEK